Below is a genomic region from Cloeon dipterum chromosome 2, ieCloDipt1.1, whole genome shotgun sequence.
atagtcATAAcgaaagattaaatttaatttgtatcatAGTTGGTGTCAATGAAGCATCCCTGTCCAAGATATGATTTAGAGTTCAAAAACCTTATGGAGTCTGATTTTATGAAGAAGATAAAGGCTCAGTATCAGGATCTGTACGACTACTTAACTGAGCACACAGGAAAAGAGGTGCAAGACCCTATAAATGTGCAGTACATCTTCAACACTCTGTGGATTgaggtaaatatttattgaagagTCCAATTGActgctgattaaattattattgttcacTCAGCAATTGAAAAATCTCAAGCTGCCAGAGTGGACTAAAAAGGTTTACCCAGATCGCATGCAAGAGTTGTCGAGGCTAAGCTTTACTTTGAACGCCTACACCACAGAATTGCAGAGGTTGAAAGGAggtaatgcatttttaattaatttttaatcttgaaatatttaatttttaaattgtttaagcGAATGCTTTTATGTGTCATACatatttgtgaaatattgCTATTTTAGTAATGCTATTTCAAGTGCAAGTTTAGTATCTTTATCTGAGATGCTTTCAGTGTTTCCtgctcattattttaatattcatgtgAACTGACGGAATGTTGTAACTCAACACAATTGTCGAGGCTGTTAAATCTGATCTATTTTTGCGTCTTGAGTAACAAATTCCAAAGCTGAGGAATGAGGAAATCTGACCTAGAAAAGagttatcaaatttattatggaCTGAAATGCATCTCTCAGTGAAAAAGaagcgtttttatttattgtggtATGCAGCATTTTCCTGTACTTTGAGAATGAGAAcaactttttgaaattctaGAAGTTCCTTTCATTAATGAATTTAGATTCGTTGACGCCAAATTTCATGTCAATTTTTGAGTGGTTTCAAaacgaatttaaatatatattcaaagctgaaattcaaattttatcccCTAGGTAATTTATGGAATAGATCAGTGTCAACCttttaggattttaatttgggaAATAAACCTcttagaaaaaagaaattttcttacCTGTACAACAGTAACACTGCAGAGacaatatcaattttgataTCGTTCTCTTTacttatatttgtttttattatttattttaatacagaTAGAATAGTTAGATTAATCATGGATTTACTTATCTCTCAGAccagagatttatttttatttatttataattttaacaggTGCTGAATTAGCAGTTTTCGCTTATTCATCCTGAATAACCTATAAAAATCGATATATTTTTACCTCTTATattctattaaaattccacTGCCTTGAAATAAATCTGCTTACGcaacgaaaattatttttatatttgtccCCTATattctgcttttttaataacatttaaaCACATCTGACAACCCCCTGGGTCCTTTCCACTCTTACgagcaatttttcctcaaatgtGTTCTATTTTGTGATGTTTGCATGGACCACCAGTCCAAAGTTTCTAGCAGTGGCAATCTAGCAGTTTGTTCGAGTTTTGGAGTGGATAAATTTCTtggaaaaacttaaaaatcaaatttaaaaaaatatttttaatcgtgACGGTTTTTGGTATTTTGACAAGACGAATCAATTGATGGGATGGgtcatttttactttccaaaattattgaagatTTTATCACAGAGGAGACTTCAGCTGCCTGTaacattaaagaaatttaatagcaaCTTGCACAATACATGTTCATAAagctaataaaatttgctgttgtattcttatttcaaaatttttatgttaattttgaaattttcaatcataaCTTTTAACGTTTTAGTTAGTTTAACAATATTGTAAGTTTAATAGCCAAAATACTGTGCAAAACTGGTAaaaagttacaattttttccaaaatattttataatttgttgatGAGCTATGAAACGTTAGCTGGTATCATacttaaaaatggtaaaaaaatgcaagattTTGTCAGAAATGTAATAATTACATTATCTATTGATCTGTCTGGTCAAGGGGGGTCTGCTCTCTAAATTTCATCACCATTGGATAGCAAtttctctgcttttaaaatatttgacatgGAAACTCCCGTGAGGCGCCACACTTATGTTTGGCTTGTTAACTCCGGGATCATGCTAGATATTAATGTTTCTCATCTTCTAATTACATGAAAGTCTACGCGtttgaggtaaaaaaaattgcatgttaGAGCTGAACGTACCCAGGGTTGCTCTCTTAAACTCTTAAGTTAAGAGTTTCGCCTCAAAAACTCAAATCCCCTTCCTCTTGTTGCACACAGGCCCGCTTATTGGTGAAATTGTGAACCACATGAAGCAAAAGGTGGACAAGACGCTGACCCCTGACCGGAAATTGTTTCTCTACTCGGCGCACGACACCACTGTGGCCAATATCCTGATGACCCTCGGCCTTTTTGACGCCCAGAATCCACCCTACACTTCGTCCATCCTACTGGAGCTGCACAAGCTACCCCCTGAGAAATATTTCGTTACGGTAGTACATCTCTTGGTCCTGCTTTCCATTTCTTAACTATATTCCCACCAGATATTGTACAAAAATGAAACGGACCGAGACCCTTACAAGCTCTCCCTACCTGGCTGCGCTTTCCGCTGCCCCCTGGATGATTTCGTGAAGCTGACGTCCCCAATGATACCTGAAGACTGGAATGCCGAGTGCCAGCTTGGCGCTGAGCAAACATTCCTAGCCTCTGACGAGGCGACTTTGCTTCGCAATCTCTCTATAAcaggtaaatttttattgacactgctgtttgtttttatttagcatttttgtttgcagttGTGATCGGGTCTGGCATAGTTGTTCTTCTACTCATCAGCGTGCTGGTTCTGGCGGTTGCGTTCATGCAGCAGCGCAGCAGGAATAACTACAGATATTCGCCTTTGAGTATCGATTCGTTTTCTTAAGTTTTTTGTCCAGTCAATAAAACTGccatatattttttggatgttataaaaaattcttttattattacccAATAAGAACAAAACTAGCTTTGGCGCCATAATACTCTTTTCTGAATGGAATGTGAACAtacaattataataataaaagcagcaacCCATGGTATAGTCAATTGAGATTCTAAAAAGGTGTAAAAATCGAGATTCGACTGGTAACACATAATAAGAATACGACTTTTCTTTATAATGACACCATTTACGAGCAATCCTTCTGGTTTGTCAGGGTGAGGATATCACTTTTAAGCCCATGCTTGATCATAGCGTCGTAAATGTCGACTCTGAATTTGGGAGACAGTTCCCGCTCCCTCGACAACACCCAGACGAGGTCTattggattaaaatattagctAAAcgcatttcaaaatcaattatagAAGGACGAACCTGCGTGCAATAACGAAGCCATGTTGGAGCAGCTGTAGATGACCGCGTAGTTGTCATAGTCGGTAGTAAGAATGAAGTAATCACCAGAGCCAGGAAGCACTCTCCTGATCGGATCAGACATGGATCCTTCGACAATCAGACGAAGCTTAGGCGAGTTGTTTCCGTACTGAGTGGCTGTGGCCTGGTCCGTTCCACTGTTGTCGGTGCTGAGAAcgggttttaaaatttgcagtttttgtttgagaataacatattttttatttatcttggaAATTTCACGCCGGGCATGGCAACAAGATGCTTGGAGTTTACGCAGTCAACAATTAGAAAATTGAAGTTacgtaaaaaagaaattggatgaaaatattttaagcaattttcatattaattagATGACAGTTTAGGAGTTTTAGAATAGGGAGTTTTTCAACaatggaataataattatttctcaagtggcattctttaaaatataataaatttcattaaccCAAAAATGAACTACTTACATCCTGTTTTTGAAGGTGGTCGTGAGCTTGGCAACTTTCCCTTGGGGCTGAATGTAGACGCCGATGCATTTGCGGTGCAATTCAAACATGTAGAAGCTTCTTTCGACTTCATACCATTGACCTTTCAGCTGCAAAAGCAAGGTTACTCGTTTCAGTGGAGCGCAGAAGTGGTGATAACatgtgatattaatttaaaacggaCGGATGCTGTATAGCAGGAAATTGATAATTGCCTACATTCTCATTACAGAAAgtttttgtcttttaatttaacgttTTCCCTGAGGGAATTCTCGTTTGAAATTGAAGCTTTTATAAACGCTATTACTAGGAATTTTGAGTATGTGTTGAGTGAGTGTCTAATTAATTGGAAGCGAGTTGTTTTATAGAGTGCCCAACacgaaaaaaaactataatacAAAAACGAGTCAAAAACATAACGCTCGAGGcaaattcattattaaaaatgccgGTTGAGCCTGAGTCAGTTTATGATTGTACATTTCTTAGGAAATggattatttcacaatttccttttcctgttttcataaaattattgcacatgATTTTTCTATTAGTACAATATCCttcaaaaaatacaatttgataaaatacttctttattaattagaaacaagagcaaatattttgcaaaattgaatagaAAGAAACAAGACAGAGGTTTTCTGTACAGACAAtttgcgaaaattaaaaaatatggtgaAGGATTagaggtttaaaaaatatcaaggtcaaattaataaatttaggcAGCTGcaatataacaataattttgtctGCTTAGAGTCCAGAAGAATGGGAAGAATGGGGAAAATGTgcttaattcaaaaaatatttatgatatgTACCTGGTTTAGCATGCGGAAGGCCAGCAGTGACCTCGATCGTTGTCATTTCAGTAATTTACATAgggactaatttatttttataaagctACCTTATGAAGTTCAACTGCTGGCAGATTGTTCATC
It encodes:
- the Acph-1 gene encoding prostatic acid phosphatase — protein: MPSWLIIVVITLASSLAQDQNVDDPSTVILTNIIFRHGDRTPVEPYPTDPYRNVSVYWPEGLGQLTDVGKEQHFKLGQYFRKRYDSLLPKKYNYNDVLVRSTDVDRTLMSAESNLAGFFPPVKPWSPDLKWSPIPVHTVPENLDNLVSMKHPCPRYDLEFKNLMESDFMKKIKAQYQDLYDYLTEHTGKEVQDPINVQYIFNTLWIEQLKNLKLPEWTKKVYPDRMQELSRLSFTLNAYTTELQRLKGGPLIGEIVNHMKQKVDKTLTPDRKLFLYSAHDTTVANILMTLGLFDAQNPPYTSSILLELHKLPPEKYFVTILYKNETDRDPYKLSLPGCAFRCPLDDFVKLTSPMIPEDWNAECQLGAEQTFLASDEATLLRNLSITVVIGSGIVVLLLISVLVLAVAFMQQRSRNNYRYSPLSIDSFS
- the LOC135937840 gene encoding apolipoprotein D-like — its product is MSSYCYLLLLLATFSAVVTAQRPSFGRCPSMNNLPAVELHKLKGQWYEVERSFYMFELHRKCIGVYIQPQGKVAKLTTTFKNRITDNSGTDQATATQYGNNSPKLRLIVEGSMSDPIRRVLPGSGDYFILTTDYDNYAVIYSCSNMASLLHADLVWVLSRERELSPKFRVDIYDAMIKHGLKSDILTLTNQKDCS